The Gammaproteobacteria bacterium genome includes the window TTGGCCAGTCAGAACCGATTAAGGAGCACACGATTTCTTTCATATTACCGAACTCGAACAAGGCCATCACGTGGACGAGCGAATATGGTGAAGATATCGGGCGTACCAACTTCAATCTATTGGCGCTACATATTCTCAACGGTACGCCGTACATCGTCGCGGATCCAAATTTATGTTTGTCATACAATAAATGGGGAAGGCCGAATCCGCCATATGTATTTTTCAAATATGATGACAAGGAATGGAAGCGCATTCAGATATCAGAATTTCCCGCTGAATTCAAATCGTTCAACGTTGTGATCAATCTAAATGCTCAGCATGTAAAAGAAATGGTTCACAAAGGTATGATTGATACAGAAACCATACAGAAGTGGAACAACGACCTTCTACGAAATTATCCCCAATACAAAACCATCCTGCGTGAGCCATATGCTGGGGCGGAGGGCGGGTGTATCAAAACTGACTACTATGGAAAAGCCGGATGGCTAAGCCCCGATTGGTTTACTGACCAACCGTCGCTTGATGCTTGTTTGAAATTTTGTGATCACAAGAAAATTGGTGATGAAATTTGCCCATGCAATTCAGTGTTCAAGGGAGCGAAATAATTATGACGACTATAATAGATTATGCTTTGATGGCGGGTGCTTCGTATATTTCTACTCGGCCTGATGTCAATAAATTTCCTATTCCACAAGGTTGGAATCTAACTAAACACGAAAACCCTCAGGATGGAAGCGGCTTTGAGGCCGCCTCATTCATCAACGGTCCAGATATTGCGCACAGCTCTGAAATCGTCATCTCCTATGCAGGCACAGGGCCAGGTGCCGCTGATTGGGTGTATGGCGACATCCCATTGGCTAACGGTAATCTATCCGGCCAGCTGCGACAGGCAGCGGATTACTATCTTGCAGTCAAGGCCCAAAATCCTGGGGCAACCATCACCTTTACTGGGCACAGCCTCGGTGGTGGGCTGGCGGCTTTAATGGCAGTTATGTTCGGCGAAAGTGCCTACACGTTTGACCAGGCCCCGTTCCGCAGGTCTGCGCTCACGTATACAGCTGTGGATGGCCTAACGGGGGAGCTGATAACGCATTCGGCCGCGCAGGATCTTCTGGCTTATTTGCGAAGTGAAACCACAAACGGCCAACCGATCTACAGCGACGCGCAGTTACAGGGCCTTACCAACTTTGTAAATGCATCTGTCATAGACTCTGGGATTGTTCAGAACGAGAGCAATGTTATTGATATTAACGTGCAAGATGAAATACTGAGTTATTTGCCCTATGACCGCATCGGCTCACAAACTGATATTTCTCAGCAGTACAACAATGACATAATCGCCATTCCATTAGAGGCACAAGTCAACCTCCACTCACAAACTCTGCTGACTGCGTTTTTGCAAAGCATAAAGACCGCCGCACCAGACCAAACACTGAATCAGGTCACTTTTAAGCTAGGTGATTTGTTAAAGATGGTTTTTGATTCAAATTTGTATTATTTCAATACGACAACGCTTGATGAGAA containing:
- a CDS encoding DUF2974 domain-containing protein, which codes for MQFSVQGSEIIMTTIIDYALMAGASYISTRPDVNKFPIPQGWNLTKHENPQDGSGFEAASFINGPDIAHSSEIVISYAGTGPGAADWVYGDIPLANGNLSGQLRQAADYYLAVKAQNPGATITFTGHSLGGGLAALMAVMFGESAYTFDQAPFRRSALTYTAVDGLTGELITHSAAQDLLAYLRSETTNGQPIYSDAQLQGLTNFVNASVIDSGIVQNESNVIDINVQDEILSYLPYDRIGSQTDISQQYNNDIIAIPLEAQVNLHSQTLLTAFLQSIKTAAPDQTLNQVTFKLGDLLKMVFDSNLYYFNTTTLDENFIERLVRHEAGNAPLPGGGTVAPDAMVTRFTADMWKIAQDGGLTKSDSNLTDALIAFAMEKYYTEEAGRPGVGQNLFDGVSGGIHFDTAEVVGIGHSITESKGYQQYFKNYLSQTVTPDWTISPFTTEELAAINATLPSMSDWYIQAGKSAMITNAGDPSAFMLGGTGNDVLTGSRQNDLLVGSIGNDTLTGGAGNDTLIGGAGNDTYVYNSGEGFDVIADSDGSGKIIFNSAILTGGEKIALLPGNDCWMENEISLKKAA